The following are from one region of the Etheostoma spectabile isolate EspeVRDwgs_2016 chromosome 15, UIUC_Espe_1.0, whole genome shotgun sequence genome:
- the atad5a gene encoding ATPase family AAA domain-containing protein 5 → MAGVVAMASVIEDFDMQPCKKSRKDGVSPVVKTITNYFSPVPKPVEKPFSPPRSNNIMDYFSRKAPSSKEKTSSPEQSNENCQTSQLAERHTSPEATVKQPSQKRSRKASKAVRKLVEAELVSSTEEESCLIVEEPHNSGDSEAVSSCGVFGSSTASLMDQLSAEACITGGKSNRKVTKTVSVEWDEEEGSKCRNSVKLNNIELSPIVLSKDEAKLIKTGAKNSNKAEHSEPQKKEKESSLCDVSMEVNVDEASQLNNSTVTISFEDFVRSQGGDEEDVEDEQGKEDARKITTEAKEMDLDHLDIPKAEVNVGSGKSPFQVSPRTVTIQAEVHVVSRKQEATKTGGKLASIFSRRKGAMSPEEVVLSPYTEAGKQHPSPSSTIKRKSNVVLQEEDLVLAVLESESVPKCSEVERKQFMSAFKQPSLEASKPKPGKTQGKQKQPGEKALDDADEVAEEDTIIPPSVEQDPASQENKLAKKKLVRKGRIKAKEEKKAVTNPPTAAVAEETVAPIVEGDSKRGKPPHTSTPSIPTVRRSRRETVVRQAPEATPTTPIRKNRTLKSKDGDAALLYDIPAKMSTPKIRKSKHGVFVAELVRPSNTKESPIRIKFTRVHRNVSTTQAENGSGVNTPLATKTSTNSKKRSRAKKLVEKARAIQQNKKTAVKDEGTLRRSSRTEASTKRSYCEDEDSVICLEEDQTATPQTAPGKSKTKKPLRSLNEVLGKAKSVGQETNAVPGSKGALLGQEKKVSVVVSIFDESCSENSQDDEQFRARKEFLKSGLPESFRKQIAKTAATKEAYSLSRSSFQPVVHMKQQSNDCPLWSLLWPDSSLLCHLKELWCQTSNSLPSVRGSFCVKTEPACRAFCERGSGWRPEISESVRRLLMEEVSTSNSPFPVQMFMTRFLKRRTDHQQQCIASEPEALNRVTSTTLPAEPGGGKRKRMDDEGEMTVKLAKKQRANCAKEKNSEPKPTKRGGRSRRARRSRPEDGADEKAEPSIKTVPIQSEDDSVVVIDDLLLGENPGKKEVVKEDILWTDKYQPQHSNDIIGNTASVRKLHSWLKEWKLRTDREERKKQKDKKQEDGSNDGDWDCGEEDFQDGEDMCNTMLITGPTGVGKTAAVYACAQELGFKVFEVNASSQRSGRLILSQLKEATQSHQVDSQGVNANKPTYFNSYGSSSSAGTLKPGSSPRKVNSPRRVVSSPRKHPQSPRGAKRGGLAPTSLANFFKMGRPTTKDTHSTKKNEQTASSKKVIKAKEYSSTHKDPAVKSPTATTYREKNNEEPSKKTATSLILFEEVDVIFDDDSGFLAAIKTFMTTTKRPVIMTTSDPAFSTMFDGNFEEIHFQTPSVLNVGSFLRLLCLTEDTRTDLLDISSLLRLNGCDIRQSLLQLQFWTRSAGGRLVTRPLTHSGRNAKLKPETDEEAAGISVCAVTVPSALPPCDTGCTESMLGLLNVEHERDIWDLLRSRSLVEETCWELLTNSKRRGVDLLYSNMETLLPLPLTQLTTSIRKPEQSVSASQDLPSVNIKELPSHTRVLHTAESEDCSDDDSPVKMSNRMRKNKKRHSVPDQDGLDSDSEDSFLSLCKPQGARQANEDVKESLVSETVKKKPLTPEERVKSLPVSQCLESIADFLDNMSYMDSSLLVHPFGDDNRRRMSPVGAVVKDGMTDELRVETDRGWVRGEHLLEIPAAVEALSFHKCRFSVAEAWSKTQQLEGELGKEAAAELTLPVAAHQEGYSFTQDGPCKPQLVQRRREVMERLMFRGVFGTQVNRPAAALDYLPALRTICRSEQLKEQGKVKRRFLHYLDAIHLGVEKSVLQHLAEDFP, encoded by the exons AACAGTAAAACAGCCATCTCAGAAAAGGAGTAGAAAGGCCAGCAAAGCTGTAAGAAAACTTGTGGAGGCTGAACTTGTAAGCTCCACAGAGGAGGAGAGCTGCCTCATTGTAGAGGAACCACATAATAGCGGAGACTCAGAAGCAGTCAGCAGCTGTGGTGTTTTTGGCAGTAGTACAGCATCCCTGATGGACCAACTTAGTGCTGAGGCTTGTATCACAGGGGGAAAATCAAATAGGAAGGTCACCAAGACTGTCAGTGTTGAGTGGGATGAAGAAGAAGGTTCTAAATGTAGGAACAGTGTCAAACTTAACAATATTGAATTATCTCCGATTGTACTTTCAAAAGATGAagcaaaactaataaaaaccgGTGCAAAGAATTCTAATAAAGCAGAACATTCAGAAccacagaagaaagaaaaagagagctcCTTGTGTGATGTTAGTATGGAGGTTAATGTGGATGAGGCCTCTCAGTTAAACAATAGCACAGTCACAATCTCCTTTGAAGATTTTGTACGGAGCCAGGGTGGGGATGAAGAGGACGTGGAAGATGAACAGGGCAAAGAAGATGCAAGGAAAATCACAACTGAAGCAAAAGAAATGGACCTTGACCATTTGGACATCCCTAAAGCTGAAGTAAATGTTGGTTCTGGGAAGTCACCTTTTCAAGTCTCACCCCGAACTGTCACCATTCAGGCAGAAGTGCATGTAGTCTCACGCAAACAGGAAGCGACCAAGACGGGGGGGAAGTTAGCTTCCATCTTCAGCAGGAGAAAAGGGGCAATGAGCCCCGAAGAGGTGGTGTTGTCTCCTTACACAGAGGCCGGAAAACAACATCCTTCTCCCTCTTCAACGATCAAGCGTAAATCCAATGTAGTACTTCAAGAGGAGGATCTAGTACTGGCTGTGCTTGAGAGTGAATCAGTGCCCAAGTGCAGTGAGGTAGAGAGAAAGCAGTTCATGTCTGCCTTTAAACAGCCTAGTCTGGAAGCGTCCAAACCCAAGCCTGGTAAGACACAGGGCAAGCAAAAGCAACCTGGAGAAAAGGCTTTGGATGATGCAGACGAAGTTGCTGAAGAGGACACTATAATCCCACCCTCTGTTGAACAAGACCCTGCCTCTCAGGAAAACAAATTAGCTAAAAAGAAACTAGTAAGAAAAGGCAGAATAAAAgctaaagaagaaaagaaggcaGTAACCAACCCACCTACTGCTGCGGTGGCGGAAGAAACAGTGGCCCCAATTGTTGAAGGTGATAGTAAAAGAGGGAAGCCTCCCCacacctcaactccctccatCCCAACAGTAAGGAGGTCCAGAAGAGAGACTGTAGTTAGGCAAGCCCCGGAGGCCACCCCAACAACCCCTATCAGAAAAAACAGGACACTCAAGTCGAAGGATGGCGATGCAGCTTTACTTTATGACATCCCTGCAAAGATGTCCACCCCAAAGATACGCAAATCCAAACACGGAGTCTTTGTAGCAGAGCTGGTACGCCCATCTAACACAAAAGAAAGTCCAATCAG GATTAAATTTACTAGAGTCCATAGAAATGTTTCCACGACCCAGGCTGAAAATGGAAGTGGCGTAAACACTCCTCTAGCTACTAAA ACATCAACTAACTCTAAAAAAAGGAGTCGGGCAAAGAAGTTGGTGGAGAAAGCCAGAGCAATTCAGCAGAATAAAAAAACTGCTGTCAAGGATGAGGGCACCTTAAGGCGTTCGTCACGAACTGAAGCCTCCACCAAGAGGAGCTACTGTGAAGATGAG gaTTCTGTCATCTGCCTGGAGGAGGACCAGACTGCTACTCCTCAGACGGCACCAGGAAAAAGTAAAACCAAGAAGCCTTTACGTAGTCTAAATGAAGTTCTAGGAAAAGCCAAATCTGTTGGCCAAGAGACCAATGCTGTCCCAG GCTCCAAAGGGGCTTTGCTGGGCCAAGAGAAGAAGGTGTCAGTGGTGGTTTCCATCTTTGATGAGAGCTGCTCTGAAAACTCTCAGGACGATGAGCAGTTCAGGGCACGCAAAGAGTTCTTGAAGAGTGGCCTTCCTGAGTCCTTTAGGAAACAGATAGCCAAGACCGCTGCCACCAAGGAGGCTTACTCTCTCTCCCGTTCCTCCTTTCAACCAGTTGTTCACATGAAGCAACAATCAAATG ATTGCCCTCTTTGGAGTCTACTGTGGCCTGACTCTTCATTATTGTGTCATCTGAAAGAGCTTTGGTGCCAAACATCCAACTCACTTCCGTCCGTTAGAGGCTCATTTTGTGTGAAGACAGAACCAGCCTGTAGAGCCTTTTGTGAACGG gGTTCTGGCTGGAGGCCTGAGATCTCTGAAAGTGTTCGTCGGCTTCTAATGGAGGAGGTCAGCACCTCTAACTCACCCTTCCCTGTTCAGATGTTCATGACTCGCTTCCTAAAGAGACGCACTGACCACCAGCAGCAGTGCATAGCCTCAG AACCAGAGGCTCTAAACAGAGTCACAAGCACAACACTGCCAGCTGAGCcaggaggagggaagaggaagaggatggaCGATGAGGGGGAAATGACAGTCAAGCTGGCTAAGAAGCAACGGGCCAactgtgcaaaagaaaaaaattccgAGCCTAAGCCAACAAAAAGGGGGGGGCGCTCGAGACGAGCTCGGAGATCCAGGCCAGAGGACGGGGCGGATGAGAAAGCCGAGCCTTCAATCAAAACTGTTCCCATCCAATCTGAAGATGACTCTGTGGTTGTGATTGATGACTTGCTTTTGGGAGAGAACCCTGGGAAAAAAG AAGTGGTGAAGGAGGACATTTTATGGACAGACAAATATCAGCCCCAGCACTCCAACGACATCATAGGCAACACTGCCTCAGTGAGGAAGTTGCACAG cTGGCTTAAGGAATGGAAACTCCGTACAGAccgagaagagagaaaaaagcagaaagacaAGAAACAAGAGGATGGCAGCAATG ACGGAGACTGGGACTGCGGAGAAGAAGACTTCCAGGATGGAGAGGACATGTGTAATACAATGCTTATCACAGGGCCCACTGGAGTAGGAAAGACTGCTGCAGTCTATGCTTGTGCCCAGGAGCTGGGCTTTAAG GTATTTGAGGTGAATGCTTCATCTCAGCGGAGTGGCCGTCTAATTCTTTCTCAGCTAAAGGAAGCCACCCAGTCACACCAGGTGGACAGTCAGGGTGTCAACGCCAACAAACCCACCTACTTCAACAGTTACGGCTCAAGCAGCAGTGCTGGCACTCTAAAGCCTGGATCCTCACCCA GAAAGGTTAATTCTCCTCGTAGGGTTGTATCCTCACCCAGGAAACATCCCCAGTCCCCAAGAGGTGCTAAAAGAGGAGGCCTGGCTCCCACCTCTTTAGCTAACTTCTTCAAAATGGGTCGACCCACCACCAAGGACACACATAGCACTAAGAAGAATGAACAGACTG CTTCTTCCAAGAAAGTCATAAAAGCAAAAGAATATTCCAGTACGCACAAAGACCCTGCAGTAAAATCACCAACAGCTACCACCTATAGAGAAAAGAACAACGAAGAACCAAGCAAGAAGACAGCCACCTCCCTTATACTGTTTGAAGAAGTGGATGTTATTTTTGACGATGACTCAGGGTTTCTAGCTGCAATCAAGACATTTATGACCACTACGAAGAGGCCAGTCATCATGACCACCAGCG ATCCTGCCTTCAGCACCATGTTTGATGGAAACTTCGAAGAGATCCATTTCCAAACGCCGTCAGTG TTGAATGTTGGCAGCTTTCTTCGGCTGTTGTGTCTGACAGAGGACACAAGGACAGACCTGTTGGACATCAGCTCCCTGCTCAGACTCAATGGATGTGACATCAGGCAGAGTTTACTGCAGCTGCAGTTCTGGACTCGCAGCGCAGGAGGCCGCCTCGTTACCAGACCGTTGACGCACAGTGGCAGAAATG CTAAACTCAAACCAGAGACCGATGAAGAGGCAGCAGGCATATCTGTGTGTGCAGTGACTGTCCCATCCGCTCTGCCTCCCTGTGACACCGGTTGCACAGAGAGCATGCTGGGTCTGCTGAATGTTGAACATGAAAGAGACATTTGGGACCTGCTCAGG AGCCGGAGTCTGGTGGAAGAGACGTGCTGGGAGCTGCTAACAAACAGCAAGCGACGAGGAGTGGACCTGCTCTATTCCAACATGGAGACACTCTTACCTCTGCCACTCACACAGTTAACTACCTCTATCCGCAAACCGGAGCAATCTGTTTCTGCATCACAGGACCTTCCATCAGTTAATATAAAAGAGCTGCCATCCCATACCAGGGTATTGCACACGGCAGAGTCAGAGGATTGCTCCGACGATGACAGTCCAGTTAAAATGTCCAACAGAATGAGGAAGAACAAGAAGCGGCACAGTGTACCAGACCAGGATGGTCTGGACTCTGACTCAGAAGacagttttctctctctttgtaagCCACAGGGTGCTCGTCAGGCTAATGAGGACGTCAAAGAAAGTTTAGTTTCAGAGACGGTAAAGAAGAAGCCACTGACTCCTGAGGAGAGAGTAAAAAGTCTCCCAGTCTCCCAGTGTCTAGAATCAATAGCTGACTTTTTAGACAACATGTCATACATGGACTCCTCATTGCTTGTTCATCCATTTGGGGATGACAATCGCAGAAGAATGTCACCGGTTGGTGCAGTGGTGAAAGACGGGATGACAGATGAGTTGAGGGTTGAGACTGATAgaggctgggtgagaggagagCACCTCTTGGAGATCCCGGCTGCTGTGGAGGCTTTGAGCTTCCACAAGTGTCGGTTTTCAGTAGCAGAGGCCTGGAGCAAAACCCAACAACTAGAAGGGGAGCTAGGAAAGGAGGCTGCAGCAGAACTCACCCTTCCTGTAGCCGCTCATCAGGAAGGTTACAGCTTCACTCAGGACGGCCCCTGTAAACCACA GCTGGTCCAGCGGAGGAGAGAAGTGATGGAGAGACTGATGTTCAGAGGAGTGTTTGGTACTCAGGTCAACAGACCAGCAGCTGCTCTGGACTACTTGCCAGCCCTTCGCACCATCTGCAGATCAGAGCAGCTTAAGGAGCAGGGCAAGGTTAAGCGAAG gTTCCTACACTACCTCGATGCAATCCATCTGGGTGTTGAAAAGAGCGTTCTACAGCACCTTGCTGAAGACTTCCCCTGA
- the adap2 gene encoding arf-GAP with dual PH domain-containing protein 2 isoform X1, whose translation MAERNKKMLLELLERPGNSRCADCGAADPDWTSYKLGVFVCLMCSGIHRSLSNRVKSIKLDFWEDELVEFMKSNGNANARALYEKAVPAYYYRPRENDCVVLKEQWIRAKYERREFTGETKYPPLSYTTGFYEGMLWKKGKENTQFLKRKFVLSERDFTLTYYNKENESKGPKAVIAIKDLNATFQPEKIGHPHGLQISYPAGDHTRNLYVYHEKSEEIVTWYNAIRAARYAYLRTAYPTGSNEELIPKITRNYIKEGYMEKTGPSQTEPFKKRWFILDSQNRKLFYFKGPLDAEELGVIFIGTTNKGYSVKECVSKHSRGNSWKCGVMVETPKRQFVFMCEQEREQREWLDALRKVLSRPMAPQDYTIEANINYKR comes from the exons ATGGCAGAGCGAAACAAAAAGATGTTATTGGAACTATTGGAGAGGCCGGGCAACTCTCGGTGCGCTGACTGCGGAGCTGCTG ATCCAGACTGGACATCCTACAAactgggtgtgtttgtgtgtctaatGTGCTCTGGCATCCATCGCAGCCTGTCCAACAGGGTCAAATCCATAAAGCTGGACTTCTGGGAGGATGAGCTGGTGGAG TTTATGAAATCCAATGGCAACGCGAACGCCAGAGCTTTGTATGAAAAAGCTGTTCCAGCGTACTACTATCGGCCCCGGGAAAATGACTGTGT TGTCTTAAAAGAGCAGTGGATTCGGGCGAAATATGAAAGGAGAGAATTTACAGGAGAAACTAAGTATCCACCACTTTCATACACCACAG GTTTCTATGAAGGAATGCTGtggaagaaaggaaaagagaacACACAGTTTCTGAAGAGGAAGTTTGTACTGTCAGAGAGAGACTTTACCCTGACTTACTACAACAAGGAAAAT GAGTCCAAAGGCCCTAAAGCTGTAATCGCCATCAAAGACCTAAACGCCACCTTTCAACCAGAGAAGATTGGTCATCCTCATGGGCTGCAGATCAGTTACCCAGCAGGCGATCACACCAGGAACCTCTATGTTTATCACGAGAAGTCGGAG GAAATAGTGACATGGTACAACGCCATTCGTGCTGCTCGCTATGCGTACCTGAGGACAGCGTACCCGACTGGAAGCAATGAAGAA CTAATACCAAAGATAACAAGAAACTACATCAAAGAGGGATACATGGAAAAGACAGGGCCATCG caaacGGAGCCATTCAAAAAGAGGTGGTTTATTTTGGATTCTCAAAACAGGAAGTTGTTCTACTTCAAAGGCCCGCTG GATGCAGAGGAATTAGGGGTCATTTTCATCGGCACCACAAACAAAGGTTACTCTGTGAAGGAGTGTGTCTCAAAGCATTCTCGGGGAAACAGTTGGAAGTGTGGTGTTATGGTGGAGACACCCAAGCGACAGTTTGTCTTCATGTGCGAGCAGGAGCGGGAGCAGAGGGAGTGGCTTGATGCCCTCAGAAAAGTCCTGTCCAGGCCCATGGCACCGCAGGATTATACCA TTGAAGCAAACATCAATTATAAAAGGTGA
- the adap2 gene encoding arf-GAP with dual PH domain-containing protein 2 isoform X2, whose amino-acid sequence MAERNKKMLLELLERPGNSRCADCGAADPDWTSYKLGVFVCLMCSGIHRSLSNRVKSIKLDFWEDELVEFMKSNGNANARALYEKAVPAYYYRPRENDCVVLKEQWIRAKYERREFTGETKYPPLSYTTGFYEGMLWKKGKENTQFLKRKFVLSERDFTLTYYNKENEIVTWYNAIRAARYAYLRTAYPTGSNEELIPKITRNYIKEGYMEKTGPSQTEPFKKRWFILDSQNRKLFYFKGPLDAEELGVIFIGTTNKGYSVKECVSKHSRGNSWKCGVMVETPKRQFVFMCEQEREQREWLDALRKVLSRPMAPQDYTIEANINYKR is encoded by the exons ATGGCAGAGCGAAACAAAAAGATGTTATTGGAACTATTGGAGAGGCCGGGCAACTCTCGGTGCGCTGACTGCGGAGCTGCTG ATCCAGACTGGACATCCTACAAactgggtgtgtttgtgtgtctaatGTGCTCTGGCATCCATCGCAGCCTGTCCAACAGGGTCAAATCCATAAAGCTGGACTTCTGGGAGGATGAGCTGGTGGAG TTTATGAAATCCAATGGCAACGCGAACGCCAGAGCTTTGTATGAAAAAGCTGTTCCAGCGTACTACTATCGGCCCCGGGAAAATGACTGTGT TGTCTTAAAAGAGCAGTGGATTCGGGCGAAATATGAAAGGAGAGAATTTACAGGAGAAACTAAGTATCCACCACTTTCATACACCACAG GTTTCTATGAAGGAATGCTGtggaagaaaggaaaagagaacACACAGTTTCTGAAGAGGAAGTTTGTACTGTCAGAGAGAGACTTTACCCTGACTTACTACAACAAGGAAAAT GAAATAGTGACATGGTACAACGCCATTCGTGCTGCTCGCTATGCGTACCTGAGGACAGCGTACCCGACTGGAAGCAATGAAGAA CTAATACCAAAGATAACAAGAAACTACATCAAAGAGGGATACATGGAAAAGACAGGGCCATCG caaacGGAGCCATTCAAAAAGAGGTGGTTTATTTTGGATTCTCAAAACAGGAAGTTGTTCTACTTCAAAGGCCCGCTG GATGCAGAGGAATTAGGGGTCATTTTCATCGGCACCACAAACAAAGGTTACTCTGTGAAGGAGTGTGTCTCAAAGCATTCTCGGGGAAACAGTTGGAAGTGTGGTGTTATGGTGGAGACACCCAAGCGACAGTTTGTCTTCATGTGCGAGCAGGAGCGGGAGCAGAGGGAGTGGCTTGATGCCCTCAGAAAAGTCCTGTCCAGGCCCATGGCACCGCAGGATTATACCA TTGAAGCAAACATCAATTATAAAAGGTGA